One region of Cucurbita pepo subsp. pepo cultivar mu-cu-16 chromosome LG03, ASM280686v2, whole genome shotgun sequence genomic DNA includes:
- the LOC111790459 gene encoding uncharacterized protein LOC111790459 isoform X3 has protein sequence MSSPLTVSSNFEPRKSRSILPVVPSTSSCVVFRPDAIFMLLRMAYKDSTFGAICRVASRILLKVVEPIAVQEASPLADEAAVSDEFTKPGLSDPVSIADYSKLFGEDFEVPDDQWDLSYLSILDVGAVEEGILHILFACASQPTICSKLAERAVELWLALPLVQALLPVLRPPLSSPFDVVNDIFSLWKGSVVQQALSQIVATLSSPLYHPLLHACAGYLSSFSQSHAKAGCVLIDLCSSVLAPWMPRVIAKVDLVIELLEDLLGVIQNARQSLDQARAALKYILLALSGYFDDILGSYKEVKHKILFLVEMLEPFLDPAISGSKTPIAFGDLSPVFPQKLENSCLIALNVICSAVQKPSVLPSIEFEWRRGSVAPSVLLSVLHPHLQLPPEVDLRKSSASKPLNPDFSASKLNAVNDCDGKIDDHDTPGKSDVYEDAIPFFVAPELRCESLDNHSSRLNEGSLISSHGNVNIEPKEVVQGTNPDRFRGELVLDFGINIEYFNLEADYFQLVNYRDSEVKASEFRRLALDLSSQNELTSEGHDASIDALLLAAECYVNPYFMMSCKYNPNHMKGMKSNEATVSKSSPTSELTKLAGKSKADLETIAHLERKRDKVVLQILLEAAELDRKYHLNLSDSESCPYNGEGLDEKMIMLSSNDVQSVDAVTLVRQNQALLWTFVIRLLQRKPNSMHEILMQSLLFLLRSATKLHCRPEDVIDIILSSAEFLNGLLTSLYYQIKDGNSQLEPGTIHGTQRHWILLQKLVHAGSGGNYRTDFTSSANNSFCSGNLIPASAWMQRISEFSISQFPLARFLGWMAVSRNAKQYTMDRLFLASDLSQLTSLLHIFSDELSVVDNIYKKHDEVTIEETECRNVPSESKELGAVEQHGGPSFHVIYPDLSKFFPNMRNHFIAFGEVILEAVGLQLKSLSPNVLPDILCWFSDLCSWPFFHSDLTSHSSSHFMKGYVSKNAKCIVLHILEAIVSEHMEPMIPEIPRLVQVLVSLCGAEYCDVPFLKSVVLLLKPLISYSLQKISKDEQVLDDGSTNFESLCFNELFNDIKENEIDDSLRKVYNKALSIFVLASFFPDFSFQRKREILQSLITWVDFTSSQPTSCFHNYLCSFQEVMGSCRSLLLQKLKAFGAIPISLPDLEDTSSSVLVEERSKSQPGFLCDIYENPLSNRNSENLERKSEGNNTELSVEEIGEFRKDLEALISKLFPTIEHCWNLHHQLAKSLTVTMAECLVYSQCLSSIAQNACSDEKEEGEHATLSKTSSQFLVYLRGGLKRLAETAIMLEEESCWEAASVVIDCLLDLPRSLNLENIVSTICSALKSVSCNAPSLTWRLQTQKWLSALLRRGISTGNGDEVALVDLFCTMLGHPEPEQRYIALQQLGNLVGIDAFDGIAAQQCSKICSSFVSTGSGESISESTLSHLVSHTWDQVASLAASDSSLYLKTRAMALLIAFVPYVSRQELQSLLASADCIHGTKVLHPASEGPLLQLSLALISSACLHSPVEDVFLIPESVWSNIEALGSSKTDGRLGDLERKACQVLCRLRNEGDEAKEVLKDVLSSSSPKQFNEDFLSIRESILQVLSNMTSAQSYFDAFSQKKDQETMELEEAELELDLAQKELKQPDSSNDFNNFPRITSSAVADSRLQQIKNSIRSIEKSKLQVEVAARRQKRHLMRQARHKYLEDAALHEAELLQELDRERTVEMEKEIERQRLLELERAKTRELRYNLDMEKERQMQRELQRELEQAESGPRSSRREFSSSSHSSRPRDRYRERDNGRPSNEGNARTSAGGLQTETSTTTNSSMTGVPTIVLSGARQYSGQLPTILQSRERPDECGSSYDENIDGSKDSGDTGSVGDPELVSIFDGHSGPPGSSQRHGSRGSKSRQVIERRERDGGRREGKWERKHS, from the exons ATGTCTTCACCATTGACCGTTTCTTCGAATTTTgag CCACGGAAGTCTCGTAGCATATTACCTGTGGTCCCATCTACATCGAGCTGTGTAGTATTTCGCCCAGATGCAATCTTCATGCTTTTGAGAATGGCTTACAAAGATTCTACATTCGGTGCTATATGCAGAGTG GCTTCTAGAATACTGTTGAAGGTTGTCGAACCCATTGCAGTGCAAGAAGCTTCACCATTGGCTGATGAAGCTGCTGTTTCCGATGAGTTTACAAAACCTGGATTATCCGACCCTGTCTCCATCGCtgattactctaaattgtttggagaagattttGAAGTGCCTGATGATCAATGGGATTTGAGCTATCTTAGCATTTTGGATGTTGGTGCAGTGGAAGAAGGCATTTTGCATATTCTTTTCGCTTGTGCCTCTCAG CCCACTATTTGCAGTAAACTGGCAGAGAGGGCTGTTGAGTTGTGGCTAGCTTTACCTCTTGTACAAGCATTGCTTCCAG TTCTTCGACCGCCTTTGAGCAGTCCCTTTGATGTGGTCAATGACATCTTTTCTTTATGGAAGGGGTCGGTGGTGCAACAGGCTCTCTCTCAG ATTGTGGCAACATTGTCATCTCCATTATACCATCCGCTTCTACATGCTTGTGCTGGCTATCTATCATCATTTTCTCAATCACAT GCTAAGGCTGGATGTGTTCTGATCGACTTATGTTCATCTGTACTAGCGCCCTGGATGCCTCGTGTTATTGCGAAG GTTGATCTGGTTATTGAGCTTCTAGAAGATCTTTTGGGTGTCATCCAG AATGCACGACAGTCCCTTGATCAGGCTCGTGCTgccttaaaatatattctgcTGGCTTTATCTGGTTATTTCGACGACATACTAGGAAGCTATAAG GAAGTAAAACATAAGATTCTCTTTCTCGTGGAGATGCTAGAGCCTTTTCTCGATCCTGCCATTAGTGGGTCGAAGACTCCGATAGCTTTTGGAGATCTTTCTCCTGTTTTTCCCCAAAAGCTGGAAAACAGTTGTCTGATTGCTCTCAATGTCATCTGCTCGGCCGTACAAAAGCCATCCGTTCTTCCTTCAATAGAATTCGAATGGAGGCGTGGCTCAGTTGCTCCTAG CGTGCTTCTTTCAGTTTTGCATCCTCACTTGCAGTTGCCTCCTGAAGTCGACCTTCGGAAGTCCTCTGCTTCCAAACCTCTCAACCCAGATTTTTCtgcttcaaaattaaatgccGTAAACGACTGTGATGGGAAGATAGATGATCACGACACGCCTGGAAAATCTGATGTCTACGAAGATGCTATACCTTTTTTTGTCGCTCCAGAATTGCGGTGTGAATCTCTGGATAATCATTCTAGTCGTTTGAATGAAGGTAGCTTAATCTCTAGCCATGGAAATGTGAACATAGAGCCTAAAGAAGTGGTTCAAGGGACCAATCCTGATCGGTTTCGCGGAGAACTGGTATTGGATTTTGGAATTAATATTGAGTATTTCAACTTGGAAGCAGATTATTTTCAACTTGTAAACTATCGTGACAGTGAAGTGAAGGCTTCTGAATTTCGCCGCTTAGCCCTGGATCTAAGTTCTCAAAACGAGCTAACTTCTGAGGGTCATGATGCATCCATAGATGCATTACTCTTGGCAGCAGAGTGCTATGTCAACCCATATTTTATGATGTCTTGCAAATACAATCCAAATCACATGAAAGGTATGAAAAGTAATGAGGCCACAGTGTCTAAAAGTAGCCCAACTTCTGAGCTGACCAAACTTGCTGGCAAGAGTAAAGCTGATCTGGAGACAATAGCTCACcttgaaagaaagagagacaaggttgttcttcaaattttgctGGAAGCTGCTGAATTGGATAGAAAATATCATCTGAATTTGTCTGATTCGGAGTCTTGTCCGTATAATGGTGAAGGATTAGATGAAAAAATGATCATGTTGTCTTCCAATGACGTGCAATCCGTCGATGCTGTGACCTTAGTACGACAAAATCAAGCTCTGTTGTGGACTTTTGTCATTCGACTTTTACAGAGAAAGCCTAATTCAATGCACGAAATCCTTATGCAAAGTCTTCTATTTTTGTTGCGTTCGGCCACTAAACTACATTGTCGTCCTGAAGATGTTATCGATATCATTTTAAGTTCAGCAGAGTTTCTAAATGGATTGCTAACATCTCTGTATTATCAAATCAAAGATGGAAACTCACAGTTGGAACCTGGAACAATTCACGGCACGCAGCGACACTGGATACTTCTTCAGAAATTGGTACATGCAGGTAGCGGAGGTAATTATCGAACGGACTTCACGTCAAGTGCCAATAACAGTTTTTGCTCTGGGAATCTGATTCCAGCTTCTGCTTGGATGCAAAGAATTTCTGAATTTTCAATTAGCCAATTTCCTTTGGCTCGTTTCCTCGGTTGGATGGCGGTATCCCGTAATGCAAAACAGTATACAATGGACCGTCTTTTTCTTGCATCAGATTTATCACAGTTAACAAGTTTGTTGCATATTTTTTCTGATGAGCTTTCGGtagtagacaatatttataaaaagcaCGATGAAGTTACGattgaagaaacagagtgcagaAATGTTCCTTCGGAGAGTAAGGAACTCGGAGCAGTTGAACAGCATGGCGGTCCATCATTTCATGTTATCTACCCTGATCTTAGCAAATTCTTTCCTAATATGAGAAATCACTTTATAGCTTTTGGAGAAGTCATATTAGAGGCTGTTGGATTGCAACTGAAATCACTTTCCCCTAATGTCCTGCCTGATATACTATGCTGGTTTTCTGACCTCTGTTCCTGGCCATTTTTCCACAGTGATTTAACTTCCCATTCCAGCTCTCATTTCATGAAGGGTTATGTTTCAAAGAATGCAAAGTGCATTGTGCTTCATATTCTCGAAGCCATTGTAAGTGAACATATGGAACCGATGATTCCCGAGATCCCTCGACTTGTGCAAGTGCTAGTTTCCCTTTGTGGAGCCGAGTACTGTGATGTGCCATTTCTCAAATCTGTTGTGCTTTTGTTAAAGCCACTTATTTCATATTCTTTACAGAAGATATCGAAGGATGAACAAGTATTGGATGATGGTTCTACAAATTTCGAGTCTTTGTGCTTCAATGAACTTTTCAACGACATCAAGGAGAACGAGATAGACGATTCCCTTCGAAAAGTTTATAACAAAGCTTTGTCTATCTTTGTATTGGCTTCCTTCTTTCCCGATTTCTCTTTTCAACGCAAGAGGGAAATATTGCAATCCTTAATTACTTGGGTTGATTTTACCTCATCACAACCCACTTCATGTTTCCACAATTACCTGTGTTCATTCCAAGAAGTAATGGGAAGTTGTAGAAGCTTGCTACTTCAGAAACTAAAAGCATTCGGTGCTATTCCGATATCTTTACCCGACCTTGAGGATACAAGCTCTAGTGTACTTGTTGAGGAGAGGTCAAAGTCACAGCCAGGGTTTCTCTGTGATATTTACGAGAACCCGCTATCTAATAGAAATTCCGAGAACTTGGAAAGAAAGAGTGAGGGCAACAATACTGAATTATCTGTTGAGGAAATAGGAGAATTTCGTAAAGATCTAGAGGCCCTTATTTCCAAGCTTTTTCCCACTATTGAGCACTGTTGGAATCTTCATCATCAACTGGCTAAAAGTTTGACTGTGACGATGGCCGAGTGTTTGGTTTACTCGCAGTGCCTATCTTCCATAGCCCAGAATGCTTGCAGTGATGAAAAGGAAGAGGGTGAACATGCTACACTATCTAAGACGAGCAGTCAATTCCTCGTCTACTTAAGAGGCGGTCTTAAGAGATTGGCTGAAACCGCCATAATGCTCGAAGAAGAAAGTTGCTGGGAAGCTGCTTCTGTGGTTATTGATTGTCTGCTCGATTTGCCTCGTAGTTTAAACTTGGAAAACATTGTTTCCACTATTTGTTCTGCACTCAAGAGTGTTTCTTGCAACGCACCAAGCCTCACTTGGCGCCTGCAAACCCAGAAATGGTTGTCAGCATTACTCAGGAGAGGCATCTCCACCGGCAATGGAGATGAAGTTGCTCTGGTCGATCTATTCTGCACAATGCTGGGACATCCTGAACCCGAGCAACGATACATAGCTCTTCAGCAGTTGGGTAATTTGGTTGGCATAGATGCCTTTGATGGCATTGCTGCACAACAATGTTCCAAAATTTGTAGTAGTTTCGTTTCAACTGGCTCGGGGGAATCTATTTCTGAGTCTACACTCTCTCATCTGGTTTCACATACATGGGATCAAGTGGCTTCTTTAGCAGCATCTGACTCATcattatatttgaaaactCGTGCGATGGCACTTCTTATAGCCTTTGTCCCGTATGTTAGTCGACAGGAATTACAATCCTTGCTAGCATCCGCCGACTGCATTCATGGCACAAAGGTTTTGCATCCAGCATCTGAGGGCCCATTACTACAGCTTTCATTAGCACTAATTTCTTCCGCTTGCCTCCATTCCCCGGTCGAAGACGTCTTTTTGATTCCTGAAAGTGTTTGGAGTAATATTGAGGCTTTGGGGTCATCAAAGACTG ATGGCAGACTTGGAGATTTGGAGAGGAAAGCCTGTCAAGTCTTATGTCGATTGAGAAATGAAGGGGATGAAGCCAAAGAG GTTCTGAAAGATGTGCTCTCTTCGAGCTCCCCGAAGCAATTCAATGAAGATTTTCTAAGCATTCGGGAGTCGATACTGCAG GTCCTTTCGAATATGACTTCTGCTCAGTCATATTTCGATGCATTCTCTcaaaagaaagatcaagaaaCAATG GAACTAGAGGAGGCTGAACTGGAACTCGACCTCGCTCAAAAGGAGCTTAAACAACCTGATTCATCCAatgattttaacaattttCCGAGAATCACTT CCTCTGCGGTAGCCGATTCACGTCTTCAGCAGATAAAAAACTCCATTCGCTCCAT AGAAAAATCCAAACTCCAGGTAGAAGTAGCAGCTCGTCGACAGAAAAGACATCTTATGAGACAAGCACGGCACAAATATCTAGAAGATGCTGCATTGCATGAGGCTGAACTTTTGCAAGAACTTGACAG GGAGAGAACGGttgaaatggaaaaggaaatcGAAAGACAGCGCTTGCTTGAGCTTGAGCGGGCAAAAACCCGGGAGCTGCGTTATAATCTTGATATGGAGAAGGAGAGACAAATGCAG AGGGAACTTCAGCGTGAACTGGAGCAGGCCGAGTCTGGACCTCGATCATCAAGACGTGaattctcttcctcttcccatAGTAG TCGACCTCGGGACAGATATCGTGAAAGAGACAATGGCAGACCAAGCAATGAAGGGAATGCCAGAACAAGTGCCGGTGGCTTACAGACTGAAACTTCTACTACCACCAATTCATCAATGACCGGAGTACCAACCATTGTACTTTCGGGGGCGAGACAATACTCGGGACAGTTGCCTACAATCCTACAATCTCGTGAGCGTCCAGATGAATGTGGTAGCAGTTACGATGAAAATATAGATGGAAGCAAGGATTCAGGTGACACTGGAAGTGTTGGTGATCCAGAATTAGTTTCGATATTTGATGGACATTCGGGTCCGCCCGGATCTTCTCAAAGACATGGATCAAGAGGCAGCAAGTCGAGGCAAGTTATAGAACGAAGGGAAAGGGATGGTGGCAGACGCGAAGGTAAGTGGGAAAGAAAACATTCATGA